A single genomic interval of Chitinophaga sp. 180180018-3 harbors:
- the purN gene encoding phosphoribosylglycinamide formyltransferase has protein sequence MKNIVIFASGAGSNAQKIIDHFRGSGKAKVVLIVCNKPGAGVLQIAEREGIDSVLIDKDAFFRSDKYIQLLKDYHTDLVVLAGFLWKIPVNLVQAFPGKIINIHPALLPKFGGKGMYGHFVHEAVVAAGEKESGITIHYVNEKYDDGEAILQERCEVTPEDTPETVAKKVQALEHQWFPVIVERLLTESGL, from the coding sequence TTGAAAAACATTGTCATATTCGCATCGGGTGCAGGAAGCAACGCGCAGAAGATTATCGATCATTTCAGGGGGTCCGGCAAAGCAAAGGTTGTGCTCATTGTATGTAATAAGCCAGGAGCCGGTGTTTTACAAATTGCAGAACGCGAAGGCATCGACAGCGTGCTGATTGATAAGGACGCATTTTTCCGCTCAGATAAATATATACAGCTTTTAAAGGATTATCATACCGACCTGGTGGTACTCGCCGGGTTCCTCTGGAAAATACCTGTTAATCTTGTTCAGGCATTTCCTGGAAAAATCATTAACATCCATCCCGCATTATTACCGAAATTTGGGGGGAAAGGAATGTATGGCCACTTTGTACATGAGGCAGTAGTTGCTGCCGGTGAAAAGGAAAGCGGTATTACCATCCACTACGTGAATGAAAAGTATGATGACGGAGAAGCTATCCTGCAGGAACGTTGTGAGGTAACACCGGAAGATACGCCGGAAACTGTAGCAAAGAAGGTGCAGGCCCTGGAACACCAATGGTTCCCTGTAATAGTGGAACGATTATTGACTGAATCAGGCCTCTGA
- a CDS encoding copper resistance protein NlpE N-terminal domain-containing protein, whose product MKGKLLLPLLLLAVAACNNSSTTSHTDSTHTVPVATNRPRITGTYQGTLPCADCPGMDYQISLFDDQTFSELVAYQGRGAEIATVETGTWKATSDSTVVLHKKLDSSSFLASEGKLLLLDTKGKRIEGVLASNYMLKPIEGGDRREMIAGKVKAGVRFTAGGNEPGWTLDVESRKLLFHTMNGDSVKVNLPPANPNTDTLKVYTTPAITVSIRNTVCSDDMSGLMHPNTVQVKVKDKTYQGCGEYIK is encoded by the coding sequence ATGAAAGGAAAACTATTACTTCCCCTGTTACTCCTGGCTGTAGCCGCCTGTAATAATAGCAGTACAACCAGCCATACCGACAGTACCCATACCGTTCCTGTAGCTACTAACCGGCCCAGGATCACCGGCACTTATCAGGGTACCCTGCCCTGTGCAGATTGTCCGGGGATGGACTACCAGATTAGCCTGTTCGATGACCAAACTTTCAGCGAGCTGGTTGCTTACCAGGGGAGGGGAGCTGAAATAGCTACCGTGGAAACCGGCACCTGGAAGGCAACCTCCGATTCGACCGTTGTGCTGCACAAAAAACTGGACAGCAGCTCTTTCCTCGCCTCAGAAGGAAAACTGTTACTGCTCGATACCAAAGGCAAGCGCATTGAAGGCGTACTCGCCAGCAATTATATGCTGAAGCCGATAGAGGGTGGAGACCGCCGGGAAATGATCGCCGGCAAGGTAAAAGCAGGCGTCCGGTTCACCGCAGGAGGTAATGAGCCCGGCTGGACATTGGATGTCGAGAGCCGCAAACTGCTCTTCCATACCATGAACGGCGATAGTGTGAAGGTAAATTTGCCACCCGCAAACCCCAATACCGACACCCTGAAGGTCTATACTACTCCTGCTATTACTGTCAGCATCCGGAATACGGTCTGTTCCGACGATATGAGCGGGCTTATGCATCCTAATACCGTACAGGTGAAAGTAAAGGACAAGACCTACCAGGGATGTGGTGAATATATTAAATAA
- a CDS encoding c-type cytochrome → MLILCASIVIPFSAVKAADPAKGKSLFQTNCASCHNVHKQLTGPALAGVEERWTDKKLLHQWIHNSASVLASGDKYANDLFTKFNKTAMTAFPQLSDGDIDDILAFVKVEETKTAGPKTDAGPQAEGGAEKGNDNSLLFGIITLILAVVALILMQINSNLNKLAGDKEGTPTPDPVPFYKNKAYLALIILVLFMVGGYFTINGAIGLGRQKDYMPEQPIFYSHKVHAGINQINCLYCHAGAEKSKHAMIPSENICMNCHKAIKEYSGTYELVTAEGRKVDGTAEIKKLYDYVGWDPEAGKYTKPGRPIEWTKIHNLPDHVYFNHSQHVVAGQQQCQTCHGAITEMDEVHQFADLSMGWCINCHRTTKVQFADNNYYSIFEKLHQDIKDKKIDSVTVEMVGGTECQKCHY, encoded by the coding sequence GTGCTTATTCTATGCGCTAGTATAGTAATTCCGTTTTCTGCTGTAAAGGCTGCGGATCCTGCGAAGGGTAAGTCACTTTTCCAAACAAATTGCGCTTCATGCCACAATGTCCACAAACAGTTGACGGGTCCTGCACTCGCAGGGGTTGAAGAACGCTGGACCGATAAGAAATTATTACACCAGTGGATTCACAATTCCGCTTCGGTACTGGCTTCAGGCGATAAATACGCCAATGACCTCTTCACCAAGTTTAACAAGACTGCGATGACAGCGTTTCCTCAGTTATCTGATGGAGATATCGATGACATCCTGGCTTTTGTTAAGGTGGAAGAAACCAAAACTGCTGGTCCGAAAACAGATGCTGGTCCTCAGGCTGAGGGTGGCGCTGAAAAAGGCAATGACAACAGTTTGCTGTTCGGTATCATTACCCTGATCCTCGCTGTAGTAGCGCTGATCCTCATGCAAATCAACAGCAACCTGAATAAGTTGGCTGGTGATAAAGAGGGCACTCCTACTCCGGATCCTGTTCCTTTCTACAAAAACAAAGCTTACCTGGCCCTGATTATCCTGGTGCTCTTCATGGTAGGTGGTTACTTCACTATTAATGGCGCTATCGGCCTGGGTCGTCAGAAAGACTATATGCCTGAACAGCCGATCTTCTACAGCCACAAAGTACACGCCGGCATCAACCAGATCAACTGTCTGTATTGCCACGCTGGTGCTGAGAAGAGCAAACACGCCATGATTCCTTCTGAAAATATCTGTATGAACTGTCACAAGGCCATTAAGGAATACTCTGGCACTTATGAATTAGTGACTGCAGAAGGCAGGAAGGTCGACGGTACTGCTGAAATCAAAAAATTATACGACTACGTTGGCTGGGATCCTGAAGCTGGTAAATATACCAAGCCAGGCAGACCTATCGAATGGACTAAAATCCACAACCTGCCAGACCACGTTTACTTTAACCACTCTCAACACGTGGTTGCTGGTCAACAACAATGTCAGACTTGTCACGGCGCCATCACTGAAATGGACGAAGTACACCAGTTTGCTGATCTCTCAATGGGATGGTGCATTAACTGTCACCGTACTACCAAAGTGCAGTTTGCTGACAACAACTATTACAGCATTTTCGAAAAACTTCATCAGGATATTAAAGATAAGAAGATCGATAGCGTAACTGTTGAAATGGTAGGTGGTACTGAATGTCAAAAATGTCACTACTAG
- a CDS encoding TAT-variant-translocated molybdopterin oxidoreductase yields MEQKKYWKGLEELHNTDAHQEIVKNEFSEELPFESEGLLNATTPRRDFLKYLGFTTAAAAIAASCETPVKKAIPYVNKPEEITPGVANYYASSYAIDGEYVPVVVKTREGRPIKMEGNTLSSITQGATSARVQGAVLGLYDTARLRFPSIGGTETTWAELDKQVTAALAGLGGAPVVLLSPTLLSPTTKKVIGEFLAKYPNSRHVVYDAVSYSGMLQANEASYGKRVIPSYHFENAKAIVSLGADFIGTWLNPVEYSRQYAQTRKINAQKPEMSKAFAFESHMSLTGANADERYTHRPSETGAVALALLAAVGGSVTAPAIADKRLADGIQKAAKELKANTGKALVVSGSNDVNVQIIVNAINNIIGANGTTIDFASPSNYRQGIDSDMAKLVSDMNAGSIGAVLVFGANPAYDYFDAAKFSEGLKKVKLAVSFNDRNDETTELCKYSAPDHHFLETWNDAEGRTGYYSFGQPTILPLFKTRAVQDTLLTWSGNTTAWADYLKNEWTGKLGGQEGWDKALQDGVIEPATAPALGGASFSGDVAGAAAKINSAKKGGKYEVVLYEKVSIGSGRLSNNPWLQEMPDPITRATWDNYACVSNTLAKTFSTQLGDDYEINVEKKELKIKTNGKEIVLPLLIVPGIHPEVIAIAVGYGRSEKVGRAAGGIGKNAYPLVSFNGQTLDYFTTDATVEATGNKYPVASTQTHNSYEGRPIVKETTLAEFIENPKEVNEDRKELAKFGPDFRRDATLYPNYSYPGIKWGMSIDLNTCFGCGACTIACQAENNVSVVGKEEVAKGHEMHWIRIDRYFSGDENNPEVVFQPMLCQHCDNAPCENVCPVGATNHSSEGINQMAYNRCIGTRYCANNCPYKVRRLNWRDWNGADSFENNLYDVADMNDNLTRMVLNPDVVVRSRGVMEKCSFCVQRLQDAKLEAKKAGHPMKDGAAKTACQQACGADAIVFGNVNDKNSEIYKVRNEQQVDRLYYVLEETHVLPSISYLAKIRNKDAEHVEKKESAHKEEAHHA; encoded by the coding sequence ATGGAGCAAAAAAAGTATTGGAAAGGCTTGGAGGAGTTGCACAATACCGATGCGCATCAGGAAATTGTGAAGAACGAATTCAGTGAAGAACTGCCGTTCGAGAGTGAAGGCCTGTTGAATGCTACTACCCCCCGCAGGGATTTTCTGAAATATCTGGGGTTCACTACTGCCGCTGCTGCTATTGCTGCCAGCTGTGAAACACCGGTGAAGAAAGCGATTCCGTATGTAAATAAACCGGAAGAGATTACTCCTGGTGTGGCCAACTATTATGCTTCTTCTTACGCTATTGATGGTGAATATGTGCCTGTTGTGGTGAAAACCCGTGAAGGCCGCCCCATCAAGATGGAAGGAAATACTTTATCATCAATCACTCAGGGCGCCACTTCCGCAAGGGTACAAGGTGCGGTACTGGGCCTGTATGATACTGCCCGCCTCCGTTTCCCGTCTATCGGTGGTACGGAAACTACCTGGGCCGAACTCGATAAACAAGTAACTGCAGCACTGGCCGGTTTAGGCGGTGCTCCTGTTGTTTTATTGAGCCCTACTTTATTAAGCCCTACCACTAAAAAAGTGATAGGCGAATTCCTGGCTAAATATCCTAACTCCCGCCACGTAGTATACGACGCAGTTTCTTACTCCGGTATGCTGCAGGCTAACGAAGCCTCCTACGGTAAAAGAGTAATCCCCTCCTACCACTTTGAAAATGCCAAAGCGATAGTGAGCCTGGGTGCCGACTTTATCGGAACCTGGCTGAACCCAGTTGAATATTCCCGCCAGTACGCTCAAACCCGTAAGATCAACGCACAGAAACCGGAAATGTCTAAGGCTTTCGCTTTCGAAAGCCATATGAGCCTGACCGGTGCCAATGCGGATGAAAGATATACTCACAGGCCTTCAGAAACCGGTGCGGTAGCACTGGCCCTGCTGGCTGCGGTTGGTGGAAGCGTTACTGCTCCTGCTATCGCCGACAAACGCCTGGCTGATGGTATCCAGAAAGCTGCGAAAGAACTGAAAGCCAATACCGGTAAAGCACTGGTGGTGAGCGGTTCCAATGATGTAAATGTACAGATCATCGTTAATGCTATCAATAACATCATCGGCGCTAACGGTACTACCATCGACTTCGCTTCTCCTTCTAACTATCGTCAGGGTATCGACAGCGACATGGCTAAACTGGTGAGCGATATGAATGCCGGCAGCATCGGTGCTGTACTGGTGTTTGGCGCTAACCCTGCTTACGATTACTTCGATGCAGCTAAGTTTAGCGAAGGCCTGAAGAAAGTGAAACTGGCTGTTTCCTTCAACGACAGAAACGACGAAACTACTGAACTGTGTAAATATTCTGCTCCTGATCATCACTTCCTGGAAACATGGAACGATGCAGAGGGCAGAACCGGTTACTACAGCTTCGGTCAGCCTACTATACTCCCGCTCTTCAAAACCCGCGCAGTACAAGATACCTTACTGACTTGGTCTGGTAATACCACTGCATGGGCTGATTACCTGAAGAACGAATGGACCGGTAAACTCGGTGGCCAGGAAGGTTGGGATAAAGCCCTCCAGGATGGTGTGATCGAGCCTGCTACTGCTCCTGCTTTAGGCGGTGCTTCTTTCTCCGGCGATGTTGCCGGTGCTGCTGCTAAAATCAACAGCGCTAAGAAAGGTGGCAAATATGAAGTGGTACTTTATGAAAAGGTATCCATCGGTAGCGGTAGATTGTCTAATAACCCCTGGTTACAGGAAATGCCGGATCCTATCACCCGCGCTACCTGGGACAACTACGCTTGTGTTTCCAACACACTCGCCAAAACATTCTCTACTCAGTTAGGCGATGACTACGAAATCAATGTTGAGAAGAAAGAACTGAAAATAAAGACCAACGGCAAAGAAATCGTACTGCCGCTGCTGATTGTTCCTGGTATACATCCGGAAGTAATCGCCATCGCAGTAGGTTACGGCCGTAGCGAAAAAGTTGGTAGAGCAGCCGGTGGTATCGGTAAAAATGCTTATCCGCTGGTTAGCTTCAATGGTCAGACACTCGACTACTTCACTACTGACGCTACTGTAGAAGCAACCGGAAATAAATATCCTGTTGCCTCAACACAAACACATAATAGTTACGAAGGTCGTCCTATCGTTAAAGAAACTACCCTGGCTGAGTTCATCGAGAACCCCAAGGAAGTGAATGAAGACAGGAAAGAACTGGCTAAGTTTGGTCCTGACTTCCGCAGAGATGCGACCCTCTATCCTAATTACAGCTACCCTGGTATCAAATGGGGCATGTCTATCGACCTGAACACCTGCTTCGGTTGTGGTGCCTGTACGATTGCCTGCCAGGCTGAAAATAACGTTTCTGTTGTAGGTAAAGAAGAAGTGGCGAAGGGCCACGAAATGCACTGGATCCGCATCGACCGTTACTTCAGCGGCGACGAAAACAATCCGGAAGTAGTGTTCCAGCCGATGCTGTGTCAGCATTGCGATAACGCTCCCTGCGAAAACGTTTGCCCGGTTGGTGCTACCAACCACAGCTCTGAAGGTATCAACCAGATGGCTTATAACCGCTGCATCGGTACCCGTTACTGCGCTAACAACTGTCCTTATAAAGTACGTCGCCTCAACTGGAGAGACTGGAATGGTGCCGACAGCTTTGAGAACAACCTCTACGATGTAGCTGATATGAACGATAACCTCACCCGCATGGTACTGAACCCTGATGTAGTGGTTCGTAGCCGTGGTGTGATGGAAAAATGTTCTTTCTGCGTACAGCGTTTACAGGATGCGAAACTGGAAGCTAAGAAAGCCGGTCATCCTATGAAAGATGGAGCTGCTAAAACTGCCTGCCAGCAGGCCTGCGGCGCTGATGCGATCGTATTCGGTAACGTCAACGACAAGAACAGCGAAATCTATAAGGTACGTAACGAACAACAGGTAGACAGGTTGTACTATGTGCTGGAAGAAACACACGTACTGCCTTCTATCAGCTATCTCGCTAAGATCAGGAATAAGGATGCTGAACATGTTGAGAAGAAAGAATCTGCTCACAAAGAAGAAGCGCATCACGCGTAA
- the nrfD gene encoding NrfD/PsrC family molybdoenzyme membrane anchor subunit, which translates to MHLKYESTLREPLVDGVKDYHQVTEDIISPIEGKPGKLWYVGFFISLSLLGFGAFSVFWQIYFGVGVWNLNKTIGWGWDITNFVWWVGIGHAGTLISAILLLFRQGWRTGVNRAAEAMTIFAVMCAGQFPIIHMGRVWMAFFILPYPNTRGPVWVNFNSPLLWDVFAISTYFTVSLLFWYSGLIPDFATIRDRAKTKLRKLLYGVASFGWTGSTKHWQRHEALSLVLAGLSTPLVLSVHTIVSFDFATSVIPGWHTTIFPPYFVAGAIFSGFAMVNTLLIITRKVLHLEEYITLGHMEAMNKVIVLTGSVVGCAYLTELFMAWYGANPYEFATFFKYRAAGPLGWSYWIMMTCNVITPQVFWFRKMRRNVMVTFVMSIIVNIGMWFERFVIICTSLYRDYLPSSWSYYRPSWPEVGFYMGTFGLFFTCFFLFSKYFPVIAVAEIKSILKTSGESFKDKMDVYEEQSAEKFAHEVAHAH; encoded by the coding sequence ATGCATTTAAAATACGAATCCACACTGAGAGAACCTTTAGTAGACGGGGTTAAGGATTATCACCAGGTAACGGAAGATATCATTAGTCCCATTGAAGGGAAGCCTGGAAAATTGTGGTATGTAGGCTTTTTTATATCACTGTCACTGTTGGGCTTCGGCGCATTTTCAGTGTTTTGGCAGATCTATTTCGGTGTCGGAGTGTGGAATCTGAACAAAACCATCGGTTGGGGTTGGGATATCACCAACTTCGTGTGGTGGGTAGGTATCGGTCACGCTGGTACCCTGATCTCCGCGATCCTCCTCCTGTTCCGTCAGGGTTGGCGTACCGGGGTAAACCGTGCGGCAGAAGCGATGACGATCTTCGCGGTAATGTGCGCCGGTCAGTTCCCGATCATTCACATGGGTCGTGTTTGGATGGCCTTCTTCATCCTGCCTTATCCTAATACCCGCGGTCCGGTTTGGGTGAACTTCAACTCCCCTCTCCTCTGGGACGTATTCGCGATCTCTACTTACTTCACAGTATCCCTGCTGTTCTGGTACTCCGGTCTGATTCCGGATTTCGCTACCATCCGCGACAGGGCTAAAACTAAACTGCGTAAGTTATTATATGGTGTAGCTTCCTTCGGCTGGACCGGTTCTACCAAACACTGGCAACGTCACGAAGCACTGTCGCTGGTACTGGCAGGTCTGTCAACTCCGCTGGTACTTTCTGTACACACCATCGTATCTTTCGACTTTGCTACCTCTGTAATTCCTGGCTGGCATACTACCATCTTCCCTCCTTACTTCGTTGCGGGTGCGATCTTCTCCGGATTTGCGATGGTAAATACCCTCCTGATCATTACACGTAAAGTATTACACCTGGAAGAATATATCACCCTGGGCCACATGGAAGCCATGAACAAGGTGATTGTATTAACCGGTTCTGTAGTAGGTTGTGCTTACCTCACTGAGCTGTTCATGGCCTGGTACGGTGCTAACCCCTACGAATTTGCAACCTTCTTTAAATATCGTGCTGCTGGTCCGCTGGGTTGGTCTTACTGGATCATGATGACCTGTAACGTAATCACTCCGCAGGTGTTCTGGTTCCGTAAAATGAGAAGAAATGTAATGGTGACTTTCGTAATGTCTATCATTGTAAACATCGGTATGTGGTTTGAGCGTTTTGTAATCATCTGTACTTCACTGTACCGTGATTACCTGCCGTCCAGCTGGTCTTACTATCGTCCGTCCTGGCCTGAAGTAGGTTTCTACATGGGTACATTCGGTCTGTTCTTTACCTGCTTCTTCCTGTTCTCTAAATATTTCCCGGTAATTGCGGTAGCTGAGATCAAGTCTATCCTGAAAACATCCGGTGAGAGCTTCAAAGACAAAATGGACGTTTACGAAGAACAGAGCGCAGAGAAATTTGCTCACGAAGTTGCACACGCACACTAA
- a CDS encoding DUF3341 domain-containing protein, with amino-acid sequence MAVKKFVVGLFDDEAVLFPAVKKVRTAGYKLHDVYTPFPIHGLDHAMGLRETSLHTAGFIYGITGTTTALSFMSWVFNVDWPLNIGGKPHFPLPAFIPITFELTVLFAAVGMVMTFCWLCQIMPGVKKHIFHPRQTDDKFVMVIELTEKTNAEEVKSFLAAAGAQDINEQKAEAGWWFGRFDKDDEPYLRKIQTANA; translated from the coding sequence ATGGCTGTTAAAAAATTTGTTGTAGGCTTGTTTGACGATGAGGCAGTGTTGTTTCCGGCAGTAAAGAAAGTACGTACTGCTGGCTACAAATTGCACGATGTATACACTCCTTTTCCTATTCACGGCCTCGATCATGCAATGGGTTTAAGGGAAACCAGTCTGCACACAGCCGGTTTCATATATGGTATCACCGGTACCACTACAGCGTTATCCTTCATGAGTTGGGTATTCAATGTAGACTGGCCGCTGAACATTGGTGGTAAACCGCATTTCCCACTGCCTGCATTCATTCCTATTACCTTCGAGTTGACAGTATTATTTGCAGCAGTAGGGATGGTAATGACTTTCTGCTGGCTCTGCCAGATCATGCCGGGAGTGAAGAAACACATCTTCCATCCGCGTCAGACAGACGACAAGTTTGTTATGGTGATTGAACTGACAGAAAAAACCAATGCAGAAGAAGTAAAGAGTTTCCTCGCTGCAGCTGGTGCACAGGACATCAACGAACAGAAAGCGGAAGCCGGATGGTGGTTCGGAAGATTTGATAAGGACGATGAGCCTTATCTCCGTAAGATTCAGACTGCAAACGCTTAA
- a CDS encoding cytochrome c, whose translation MKRTSNILIVAALATGAFLAACNKGEHNRKPGRIYMPDMYESRAYEFYSARLSGLKPVEGTVKRGELLPYHLKETDTALANLVKNPLTITPADLKEGGRLFNIYCGICHGTALDGNGPLYKGGEGPFSAAPANLIAGAKAGYTEGRLFHVMTYGYNMMGSYASQLDREQRWKVAAYIKSKQPGGAAIAAAVPAKDSAAAK comes from the coding sequence ATGAAAAGGACTTCCAACATATTGATTGTAGCCGCATTGGCAACTGGAGCTTTCCTGGCAGCCTGTAATAAAGGGGAGCATAACAGAAAGCCCGGCAGGATTTATATGCCCGACATGTACGAATCCCGTGCGTATGAATTTTATAGTGCTCGTTTGTCAGGCCTGAAGCCAGTGGAAGGAACAGTAAAAAGAGGTGAACTTTTGCCATACCATCTGAAAGAAACAGATACGGCACTGGCAAATCTGGTGAAGAATCCATTAACTATTACGCCTGCTGATCTGAAAGAAGGTGGACGTTTATTTAACATCTATTGCGGTATCTGCCATGGTACTGCCCTGGATGGTAATGGTCCTTTGTATAAAGGTGGCGAGGGTCCGTTCTCTGCGGCTCCTGCTAACCTGATCGCTGGTGCAAAAGCCGGTTATACTGAAGGCCGCCTGTTCCATGTAATGACTTATGGCTATAATATGATGGGTAGCTACGCCAGCCAGCTCGACAGAGAGCAACGTTGGAAAGTGGCTGCTTATATCAAAAGCAAACAGCCAGGTGGTGCAGCCATTGCTGCTGCTGTTCCTGCGAAAGACAGCGCTGCAGCTAAATAA
- a CDS encoding quinol:cytochrome C oxidoreductase codes for MKDQFVVPARLRKTSIVLMGVGLLTLLIGLIAFNGENATRFWAGLLQNSSFFLLITLASTFFIAATTLAHGGWQIAFRRVPEAISMAVPVLAAILFVVVMILVFGGKDDIYHWVNAHHVAEDKVLTWKSAFLSKGFFTTATIITLGLWVFFTMKLRRMSIEEDGWDLRPETGRKLLWRNTVVCGGFLVIYTLSVGSTTPWLWLMSIDAHWFSTMYSWYTFASSWVSGLAVISLFVVYLKKQGYLTYVNEEHLHDLGKFMFAFSIFWTYLWFSQYMLIWYANMPEETEYFQPRVWGQWRPIFFLNLLINFVAPLLFLMKRDTKRNYTSIVFIAIVIIFGHWLDFWQMVYPGTVKTLVFPWYEFGLGLGFVGLIIFLVSNQLTKAAMVPKNHPYMKESIIHHT; via the coding sequence ATGAAAGACCAATTTGTAGTACCGGCAAGATTAAGAAAGACCAGCATCGTATTGATGGGCGTGGGCTTGCTGACGTTATTGATCGGATTAATTGCGTTTAACGGTGAGAACGCGACACGGTTTTGGGCCGGTCTGTTGCAAAACAGCAGCTTCTTTTTGCTGATTACATTGGCGAGCACATTCTTTATCGCTGCTACTACCCTGGCACATGGTGGCTGGCAGATCGCTTTCCGCCGTGTACCTGAAGCTATTTCAATGGCCGTTCCCGTACTGGCCGCTATCTTATTTGTGGTAGTGATGATCCTTGTATTTGGTGGAAAAGATGATATCTACCACTGGGTGAACGCTCACCACGTAGCTGAAGATAAAGTCCTGACCTGGAAATCTGCTTTCCTGAGTAAAGGATTCTTCACCACAGCTACCATTATCACATTGGGCCTCTGGGTATTCTTCACCATGAAACTTCGCCGCATGTCTATCGAAGAAGATGGTTGGGATCTGCGCCCTGAAACCGGCCGTAAACTGCTCTGGAGGAACACTGTTGTTTGCGGTGGCTTCCTGGTAATTTACACCCTCAGCGTTGGTTCCACCACTCCATGGTTGTGGCTGATGAGCATCGATGCTCACTGGTTCTCTACCATGTACAGCTGGTATACCTTCGCCAGCAGCTGGGTATCTGGTCTGGCTGTTATCTCCCTGTTCGTGGTTTACCTGAAGAAACAGGGTTACCTGACTTATGTGAATGAAGAACACCTGCACGATCTGGGTAAATTCATGTTTGCTTTCAGTATCTTCTGGACTTACCTCTGGTTCTCCCAGTATATGCTGATCTGGTATGCTAACATGCCTGAGGAAACTGAATATTTCCAACCTCGCGTATGGGGCCAGTGGAGACCAATCTTCTTCCTGAATCTCCTGATCAACTTTGTTGCGCCACTGCTGTTCCTCATGAAAAGGGATACTAAACGTAACTATACTTCGATCGTATTCATAGCTATCGTCATCATCTTCGGTCACTGGCTTGATTTCTGGCAGATGGTTTACCCTGGTACGGTTAAGACCCTGGTATTCCCCTGGTATGAGTTCGGACTCGGACTTGGTTTCGTAGGACTGATCATCTTCCTGGTTTCCAATCAGCTGACAAAAGCTGCTATGGTTCCGAAGAATCATCCTTACATGAAAGAAAGTATCATTCACCACACCTGA
- a CDS encoding cytochrome c oxidase subunit II, with amino-acid sequence MSGFLAVLVVVLIFIVIFQIAKASEYVSILKGEKKAREQSNRINGFLLIAFLVLGLIGVYWCNDLLKGKILGESASVQGEGVDTLIYVTLAITGIVFVITQILLFWFAFKYQEKEGRKAFYFPHNNKLEVIWTVIPAIALTVLVAFGLKHWFQLTSEAPKDAAVVEITGKQFNWIFRYPGKDGQLGRREVKKIDPTAGNELGQDWSDPLNQDDFIPTEMHLVVGKPVKLIIGSRDVIHDVGLPHFRMKMDAVPGIPTTMWFTPKYTTKQMKEKTGNPDFTYEISCDQMCGSGHYSMRGVIVVETQEEYDAWATKQKSTYSLTHADTAAPAEGGAKADSTQKTVAANIK; translated from the coding sequence ATGTCAGGATTTTTAGCAGTCTTAGTTGTTGTTCTCATATTCATAGTCATCTTCCAGATTGCGAAGGCGAGCGAATATGTGTCCATATTGAAGGGAGAAAAGAAAGCACGTGAGCAGAGCAACCGTATCAATGGGTTCCTGCTGATTGCATTCCTGGTGCTGGGGCTTATAGGAGTGTACTGGTGTAATGATTTGCTGAAAGGCAAAATCCTCGGTGAATCCGCTTCAGTACAGGGAGAGGGCGTGGATACGCTGATTTATGTAACACTTGCCATCACAGGTATTGTGTTTGTTATTACCCAGATCCTCCTGTTCTGGTTTGCATTCAAATACCAGGAAAAAGAAGGCCGTAAAGCATTTTATTTTCCGCATAACAATAAACTGGAAGTTATCTGGACTGTTATCCCTGCTATTGCATTGACGGTACTGGTAGCTTTCGGTCTGAAACACTGGTTCCAGCTCACTTCAGAAGCTCCTAAAGATGCTGCTGTTGTGGAAATCACCGGTAAACAGTTCAATTGGATCTTCCGCTACCCCGGTAAAGATGGCCAGCTCGGCCGCCGCGAAGTCAAGAAAATTGACCCGACTGCCGGAAACGAATTAGGCCAGGACTGGAGCGACCCTCTCAACCAGGACGACTTCATCCCTACTGAAATGCACCTCGTAGTAGGTAAACCCGTTAAACTGATTATCGGTTCCCGTGATGTGATCCATGACGTGGGCTTACCTCACTTCCGTATGAAAATGGACGCAGTACCCGGTATCCCTACTACCATGTGGTTTACTCCTAAGTATACCACCAAACAAATGAAGGAAAAAACCGGCAACCCGGATTTCACATATGAAATTTCCTGCGATCAGATGTGCGGTAGCGGCCACTACTCCATGAGAGGGGTGATAGTTGTTGAAACTCAGGAAGAATACGATGCCTGGGCAACCAAACAAAAATCAACTTATAGCCTGACCCATGCTGATACTGCTGCTCCTGCTGAAGGCGGAGCTAAGGCTGACAGCACACAAAAAACTGTAGCGGCTAATATTAAGTAA